In one Novosphingopyxis iocasae genomic region, the following are encoded:
- a CDS encoding lasso peptide biosynthesis B2 protein encodes MVNPDPDALAWCKVSERFIFLDIARDRYFALADGAQHVFLERLGIEAAVSWHQPPPMPRPADWLVPQRVSHDIGNGPFRLADVAAAVWSQRRIEHRLARTSFQTVLVELRHLAEQRTQDDSMKFRSGPTVRAFEHARLLRSAADRCLPRSIALKLRLAKLRHRTHLVIGVKDRPFGAHAWVQHGDIVLNDSLEEVRRYTPILII; translated from the coding sequence ATGGTCAATCCGGATCCCGATGCTCTCGCGTGGTGCAAGGTGAGCGAACGTTTCATCTTTCTCGACATCGCGCGGGACCGGTATTTTGCCTTGGCGGACGGAGCGCAACACGTGTTTCTCGAAAGGCTCGGCATCGAAGCGGCTGTGTCCTGGCATCAGCCGCCACCAATGCCGCGCCCTGCGGACTGGCTCGTCCCGCAGCGTGTTTCCCATGATATTGGTAACGGACCTTTCCGGCTGGCCGATGTGGCCGCAGCTGTCTGGTCGCAGCGCCGGATCGAACACCGCCTTGCGCGGACATCATTCCAGACGGTCCTCGTTGAACTTCGCCACCTGGCCGAGCAACGCACGCAGGACGATTCCATGAAATTCCGGTCCGGTCCCACCGTGCGTGCTTTCGAGCACGCCCGCCTTCTGCGTTCGGCCGCAGACCGCTGTCTCCCGCGTTCGATCGCGTTGAAATTACGGCTCGCAAAGCTGAGACACCGCACGCATCTTGTTATTGGCGTGAAGGACCGGCCGTTCGGTGCCCATGCCTGGGTCCAGCATGGCGACATTGTGCTGAATGACAGCTTGGAAGAAGTTCGGCGCTACACGCCGATTCTGATAATTTGA
- the trbL gene encoding P-type conjugative transfer protein TrbL → MGGTGVVDRFLAIFSQYIDSGFGLLSGEVAFIATTLIVIDVTLAALFWSWGANDDIIARLVKKTLFVGIFAYIIGNWSALANIVFNSFAGLGLKASGSGLGAGDLLQPGRVAQVGIDPAWPLLESIADLMGYVGFFENFLQIIILLVAWAIVIIAFFILSIQLFVTLIEFKLTTLAGFVLIPFGLFGKTAFLAERVLGNVVSSGIKVLVLAVIIGIGSTLFAEFTGAIPGEPTIEDALAIVLASLTLLGLGIFGPGIANGIVAGGPQLGAGAAAGTALLAGGAAVGGVAGAKLAGGAVASAASSVAQGTSRAAGGATMAYATGSAGKSGGAAVAGGMAGVGRAAGGAAMSPLRKAADSARSNFREGARASVGNMGGRILPASGASSPDPEQTNGPPAWARSMKHRQSLGHSASLAAHTVRAGDGSGAGASIDTKEKD, encoded by the coding sequence ATGGGTGGCACCGGCGTCGTCGATCGCTTTCTGGCGATCTTCTCCCAATATATCGACAGCGGCTTCGGGCTGCTTTCGGGCGAGGTAGCGTTCATCGCGACCACGCTGATCGTGATCGATGTAACGCTAGCCGCTCTGTTCTGGAGCTGGGGCGCGAACGACGACATCATCGCCCGGCTCGTCAAGAAGACGCTCTTTGTCGGGATCTTTGCCTACATCATCGGCAACTGGAGCGCGCTCGCCAACATCGTGTTCAACAGTTTTGCCGGGCTGGGCCTCAAGGCGAGCGGCTCGGGGCTCGGCGCGGGCGATCTGTTGCAGCCGGGAAGGGTGGCGCAGGTCGGCATCGATCCCGCCTGGCCGCTCCTTGAATCGATTGCCGATTTGATGGGCTATGTCGGCTTCTTCGAGAATTTTCTGCAGATCATCATCCTGCTTGTCGCCTGGGCGATTGTCATCATCGCCTTCTTCATTCTCTCCATCCAGCTGTTCGTGACCCTGATCGAGTTCAAGCTGACGACCTTGGCGGGTTTCGTGCTCATTCCCTTTGGCCTCTTCGGCAAGACCGCTTTCCTCGCCGAACGCGTGCTCGGCAATGTGGTCTCGTCGGGGATCAAGGTGCTCGTTCTCGCCGTCATCATCGGCATCGGCTCGACGCTCTTCGCCGAGTTCACCGGCGCCATCCCCGGCGAGCCCACCATCGAGGATGCGCTGGCCATCGTGCTCGCCAGCCTCACCCTGCTTGGTCTGGGCATTTTCGGGCCGGGGATCGCCAATGGCATTGTCGCGGGCGGTCCGCAGCTCGGTGCAGGCGCTGCCGCGGGCACCGCGCTTCTGGCAGGCGGCGCTGCGGTCGGCGGCGTGGCCGGTGCCAAGCTCGCTGGCGGCGCGGTCGCCAGTGCTGCCTCTTCCGTCGCGCAAGGCACCTCGCGCGCCGCCGGAGGTGCGACCATGGCCTATGCAACCGGTTCGGCGGGCAAGAGCGGCGGCGCCGCAGTTGCGGGCGGAATGGCGGGTGTTGGCCGCGCAGCAGGCGGTGCCGCCATGTCTCCGCTGCGCAAGGCGGCAGACAGCGCCAGGAGCAATTTCCGCGAGGGCGCGCGTGCATCGGTCGGGAATATGGGTGGGCGCATCTTGCCCGCTTCCGGTGCATCGTCACCGGATCCGGAACAGACAAACGGCCCGCCAGCCTGGGCGCGGTCCATGAAGCACAGGCAGAGCCTTGGCCATTCGGCCTCGCTTGCCGCGCACACCGTGCGTGCCGGCGACGGCTCCGGCGCAGGCGCTTCCATCGACACCAAAGAGAAGGATTAG
- the trbG gene encoding P-type conjugative transfer protein TrbG: protein MTHLLAFSRPALLAAGVLLFAGSPAAATPAPQAQAASRALAAFDFADASRLFQASAQETSPLRQASPTAARRSPASDPEGHVGAANEAARIEPDNAGFDNAIQRYAYREGALFQVYAKPGQVTDIALQEGETLVGPGPVAAGDTVRWMIGDTLSGSGATRRVHILIKPTRPDIATNLVINTDRRTYHIELRANPNIYMASVSWSYPADELIALRREEERAVRAAPVTEGFTLEALNFDYRISGDEPDWRPIRVFDDGRRTLVEFPPDVVQGEMPPFFVVGAGGAAELVNYRVSGRYLIVDRLFHKAELRLGAGRRQVRVKIENRKRGRS, encoded by the coding sequence ATGACCCACCTACTTGCATTTTCCCGTCCGGCGCTGCTCGCAGCGGGCGTTCTGCTCTTTGCCGGATCGCCGGCGGCAGCGACGCCTGCGCCGCAGGCACAGGCCGCATCGCGCGCGCTCGCCGCTTTCGACTTCGCCGATGCATCCCGGCTTTTTCAGGCATCCGCCCAAGAAACTTCCCCATTGCGGCAGGCCTCCCCCACTGCCGCGCGCCGCTCCCCTGCCTCTGACCCCGAGGGGCATGTGGGAGCGGCGAATGAGGCCGCCAGGATCGAACCGGACAATGCAGGATTCGACAATGCCATCCAGCGCTATGCCTATCGCGAAGGTGCATTGTTCCAGGTCTACGCAAAGCCCGGGCAAGTAACCGACATCGCCTTGCAGGAAGGCGAAACGCTGGTTGGCCCCGGACCGGTCGCTGCGGGTGATACCGTGCGCTGGATGATCGGCGACACGCTGAGCGGCTCGGGAGCGACGCGGCGGGTCCATATCCTCATCAAACCGACACGGCCCGATATCGCCACCAATCTGGTCATCAATACCGACCGCCGCACCTATCATATCGAACTGCGCGCCAACCCGAACATCTATATGGCCTCGGTCAGCTGGTCCTATCCGGCAGACGAACTGATCGCGCTGCGCCGCGAAGAAGAGCGAGCGGTACGAGCCGCACCGGTCACCGAGGGGTTCACTCTGGAGGCGCTCAATTTCGATTACCGCATCTCGGGTGATGAGCCCGACTGGCGGCCCATTCGCGTCTTCGACGACGGACGACGGACCCTGGTCGAGTTTCCACCCGACGTCGTCCAGGGTGAAATGCCGCCGTTCTTCGTGGTGGGCGCCGGTGGCGCAGCCGAGCTGGTCAATTACCGGGTCTCCGGGCGCTATCTCATCGTCGACCGCCTCTTCCACAAGGCCGAACTGCGCTTGGGTGCCGGTCGCAGACAGGTCCGGGTGAAGATTGAAAACCGCAAGCGGGGCCGGTCGTGA
- a CDS encoding benenodin family lasso peptide, whose product MKELDTTQSEIIDLGSASEETKGDALFDIDVSGGRLSYATGMADD is encoded by the coding sequence ATGAAGGAACTCGACACAACCCAGAGCGAGATCATCGATCTCGGCAGCGCATCCGAGGAGACCAAGGGCGACGCCCTGTTCGACATCGATGTGAGCGGCGGTCGTTTGTCCTATGCCACCGGCATGGCTGACGACTGA
- the trbJ gene encoding P-type conjugative transfer protein TrbJ yields the protein MTRLRIVRSIAMGTALAMASTSALVSSPAHAQFGGIVYDPSNYAQNVLTAARTLEQINNQIRMLQNQADSLINEARNLESLPLTLVQPLQDQIQQTQRLLNEAQRIAYDVRTIEGAFDLHYKNVPLGASQQAMVDGAEARWQNSVAAFEDALKVQAGTVANIDGSREALGSLVSASQSATGALQAAQAGNQLLALQARQLADLTATLAATGRAQALDAAERAAAKAQAREQLRRFLAIRPRYLPGGSD from the coding sequence ATGACCCGTCTAAGAATTGTCCGCAGCATCGCCATGGGCACCGCGCTCGCCATGGCGAGTACGAGCGCCTTGGTATCATCGCCCGCACACGCCCAGTTCGGCGGGATCGTCTATGATCCGTCCAATTACGCGCAGAACGTGCTGACCGCCGCGCGCACGCTCGAGCAGATCAACAACCAGATCCGCATGCTCCAGAACCAGGCGGACTCGCTCATCAACGAAGCGAGAAACCTCGAAAGCCTGCCGCTCACGCTCGTGCAGCCTTTGCAGGATCAGATCCAGCAGACCCAGCGACTGCTGAACGAAGCCCAGCGCATCGCCTACGATGTCCGCACCATCGAGGGCGCTTTCGACCTGCACTACAAGAACGTTCCGCTCGGTGCCTCGCAGCAGGCGATGGTCGACGGCGCCGAGGCGCGCTGGCAAAACAGCGTGGCGGCCTTCGAAGATGCTCTTAAGGTCCAGGCGGGCACAGTTGCCAATATCGACGGTTCGCGCGAAGCGCTCGGCAGCCTCGTTTCGGCGAGCCAGTCCGCCACGGGTGCCCTGCAGGCAGCACAGGCTGGCAACCAGCTGTTGGCATTGCAGGCCCGCCAGCTGGCCGACCTGACCGCCACGCTCGCCGCTACTGGCAGGGCGCAGGCGCTCGATGCGGCCGAACGCGCGGCGGCCAAGGCACAGGCGCGCGAACAGCTGAGGCGGTTTCTCGCTATTCGCCCGCGCTATCTGCCCGGCGGATCGGACTGA
- a CDS encoding DUF2274 domain-containing protein translates to MTRLKLSDITDGKPVKLTIEIPARLHRRLVEYGTVLNGGIREDAPVPELLIPPMIERFVASDRDFAKARRRTHASSSR, encoded by the coding sequence ATGACCCGGCTCAAACTCTCCGACATCACCGATGGCAAGCCCGTAAAGCTAACGATCGAAATCCCTGCGCGGCTCCATCGCCGGCTGGTCGAATATGGGACTGTGCTCAATGGCGGGATACGCGAGGATGCGCCCGTGCCCGAACTTCTGATCCCCCCGATGATCGAACGCTTCGTTGCAAGCGACCGGGATTTCGCCAAGGCACGCAGAAGAACGCACGCATCATCAAGCCGATAA
- a CDS encoding TrbI/VirB10 family protein encodes MNEESKTEPPPDAESIVQLRGEGPRVVRLSRKAIGIASAAGLTVLGGILLYALQPPSQDGGEELVNTDGIAVADGLAAAPADYSQVPRLGPPLPGDLGQPILEAQDRGAIAALPPVGAPSPVPPQRAAPSPEEIERERLEQEREAARGSRLFFGGGTQAASSGPAGLGAGPQPAAPVQPSVSTARASFLQRPADTRTASVQRLEAVPSGALLQAGSIIPAALITGIRSDQPGLVTAQVTENVYDSLTGRHLLIPQGARLIGEYDSDVGFGQRRVLLAWNRLILPDGRSIVLDRQPVADPSGYAGLEDGVDYHWGGVVKAALVSTLLGIGGELGAGGDDDLLRAVRRGSQDSINRAGEQVVARELDIRPTLTIRPGFPVRVLVTRDIVLEVGA; translated from the coding sequence GTGAACGAGGAAAGCAAGACCGAGCCGCCACCCGATGCCGAAAGTATCGTTCAATTGCGCGGGGAAGGACCGCGCGTGGTCAGGCTGTCGCGCAAGGCGATCGGCATTGCCAGCGCCGCGGGTCTGACCGTGCTTGGCGGTATATTGCTCTATGCCCTGCAGCCGCCTTCGCAGGACGGCGGCGAAGAGCTGGTGAACACCGACGGGATCGCTGTGGCAGACGGACTTGCCGCAGCTCCGGCGGACTATTCCCAGGTTCCGAGGTTAGGGCCTCCGCTGCCGGGCGATCTCGGTCAACCGATCCTCGAGGCGCAGGATCGCGGTGCTATTGCCGCGCTGCCCCCTGTCGGCGCGCCGTCTCCGGTCCCGCCCCAGCGGGCGGCGCCGAGCCCTGAAGAGATAGAGCGCGAACGCCTGGAACAGGAACGCGAGGCGGCGCGCGGCAGCCGCCTGTTTTTTGGCGGCGGGACACAAGCTGCCAGTTCCGGTCCGGCAGGTTTGGGTGCTGGGCCGCAACCCGCAGCACCAGTTCAGCCTTCCGTCTCGACCGCGCGGGCAAGTTTTCTCCAGCGGCCTGCCGACACGCGGACAGCGTCCGTGCAGCGGCTTGAGGCGGTGCCATCTGGCGCGCTGCTTCAGGCCGGGTCGATCATTCCGGCAGCGCTGATCACCGGCATCCGCTCAGACCAGCCCGGCCTTGTGACCGCGCAGGTGACCGAGAATGTCTATGACAGCCTGACCGGGCGGCACCTTCTGATCCCGCAGGGTGCGCGCCTGATCGGTGAGTACGATTCCGATGTCGGGTTCGGGCAACGCCGGGTGCTGCTGGCCTGGAACAGGCTCATCCTGCCTGATGGTCGCTCGATTGTGCTGGATCGTCAGCCAGTCGCCGATCCGTCGGGCTATGCCGGACTGGAAGACGGCGTCGATTACCATTGGGGCGGTGTCGTCAAGGCGGCGCTCGTTTCCACCTTGCTCGGGATTGGCGGCGAACTCGGCGCAGGCGGAGATGATGACCTGCTGCGCGCTGTTCGCCGCGGCAGTCAGGACAGCATCAATCGCGCGGGCGAGCAGGTCGTTGCACGCGAGCTCGATATCCGCCCGACGCTGACGATCCGCCCGGGCTTTCCCGTGCGGGTGCTGGTGACGCGCGATATCGTGCTGGAGGTTGGAGCATGA
- the trbF gene encoding conjugal transfer protein TrbF: MFKRPSIRYAKTPQAETPYQRAAQVWDERIGSARVQAKSWRYAFFGALGLSAVLTGGLVWQNARGTIVPWVVEVDKLGEARSVAPAAADFEPTDPQIAFHLARFIEHVRAIPDDPIVVRENWLRAYQFASDKGALALNDYARANDPFAAIGREQVAVDMTSVIRASPRSFRVAWVERRYRDGALAETTRWTAILGVAVQPPRTPDALTSNPLGIFVTSINWSKELG; this comes from the coding sequence ATGTTCAAACGGCCTTCGATCCGGTACGCAAAGACGCCTCAAGCAGAGACGCCCTACCAGCGCGCGGCGCAGGTCTGGGACGAGCGCATCGGCTCAGCCCGCGTCCAGGCAAAGAGCTGGCGTTATGCCTTTTTCGGCGCGCTCGGCCTGTCGGCCGTACTGACCGGCGGGCTCGTGTGGCAGAATGCGCGCGGCACCATCGTGCCCTGGGTGGTCGAGGTCGACAAGCTTGGCGAAGCGCGCAGCGTCGCGCCCGCCGCCGCGGATTTCGAGCCGACCGATCCGCAAATCGCCTTCCACCTTGCCCGCTTTATTGAGCATGTCCGCGCCATCCCCGACGATCCTATTGTGGTGCGCGAGAACTGGCTCAGAGCCTACCAGTTCGCCAGCGACAAGGGTGCCTTGGCGCTCAACGATTATGCGCGGGCCAACGACCCGTTCGCAGCAATCGGCCGCGAACAGGTGGCGGTCGATATGACCAGCGTGATCCGCGCCTCGCCGCGCAGCTTCCGCGTGGCCTGGGTCGAGCGGCGCTACCGCGACGGCGCGCTCGCCGAAACCACTCGCTGGACCGCCATTCTCGGCGTTGCCGTCCAGCCTCCCAGAACACCCGACGCGCTCACCAGCAATCCGCTCGGGATCTTCGTCACATCGATCAACTGGTCAAAGGAGCTTGGCTGA
- the trbK-alt gene encoding putative entry exclusion protein TrbK-alt, whose product MDTKLLARIGAAVFVGLAIAMTIVQLREEPAPVRQADRRVWVPDGDPLPAQLRVSAEMGELALSSPDCRAAWAEKRRRFFGVDHPEAYSGIGDRALPGAPPSEARGED is encoded by the coding sequence ATGGACACCAAACTCCTCGCGCGCATCGGTGCCGCTGTGTTCGTCGGTCTCGCCATCGCGATGACGATCGTGCAGCTGCGCGAGGAGCCCGCGCCGGTTCGGCAAGCCGACCGGCGCGTATGGGTGCCCGATGGCGATCCGCTCCCGGCACAGCTTCGCGTCTCCGCGGAGATGGGCGAACTGGCGCTGTCCTCGCCCGATTGCCGCGCCGCCTGGGCCGAGAAGCGCCGCCGCTTCTTTGGCGTCGATCACCCCGAGGCTTATTCCGGAATCGGCGATCGGGCGCTGCCCGGGGCCCCGCCCAGCGAAGCGCGAGGGGAGGACTGA
- a CDS encoding asparagine synthase C-terminal domain-containing protein, producing the protein MKQGRFVLAVPRRRGVPPAVRRSASPDDVCGDNASFWTSDDTPEVSLGPQGDLIGCVFSAHTARSVDAVPLSEFESAQTAALRLVRDYWGAYVAVLPDPGRRTLALLVDPSGLLPVYRRIGQTHVVFASDACLLGEAVGDRLKVDWAALASFLRYPELRQKQTCLADVDELTPGALMVTGGDRELELPVWSASDYLPQGRAASVGDAAAELRELATRTCAAWTDRFGPVAVATSGGVDSSFLCSALAAGDRDFGCITLATLDSSGDESDYARLLAEHLGADFTRRVYDTAYYRPTVCASAGLPRPGRKGFLTVVDALLAEGAADLGKSIVLDGNGGDNLFCFLHSAAPIIDRLRNEGPRAALFETLPDMCRVTGCDVPTMLRATGKRLMGRRSKKEFAPDSRLLADGPILEDLPEPLTPWHRLATRRHTGKRDHLALIMRAQHHMHGLGPGPARFSPLMSQPLLEFCLGVPTWTWVTGGQNRALARAAFADLLPRSVLNRMSKAGPDSFIRGAFDRHRAVLRDLLLDGLLAKQGVIDRAAVEQAFTLETARRGSLVYRLLDLVEAENWSRSWE; encoded by the coding sequence TTGAAACAGGGCCGTTTCGTGCTTGCCGTCCCGCGTCGGCGTGGCGTCCCGCCGGCCGTTCGCAGAAGCGCAAGTCCTGACGATGTTTGCGGTGACAACGCCTCATTCTGGACCAGCGATGACACTCCCGAAGTCAGTCTGGGGCCGCAAGGCGACCTGATCGGTTGCGTCTTCTCTGCACACACCGCCCGCTCGGTCGACGCTGTCCCGCTATCTGAATTCGAGTCCGCCCAGACCGCCGCCCTACGGCTTGTTCGGGATTACTGGGGCGCCTACGTTGCGGTCCTGCCTGATCCGGGGCGCCGCACTCTTGCATTGCTGGTCGATCCCTCCGGTCTGTTGCCCGTCTACCGTAGAATCGGCCAGACGCATGTGGTGTTCGCGTCCGATGCCTGTCTGCTCGGAGAAGCTGTTGGAGATCGCCTCAAGGTCGACTGGGCCGCGCTCGCGTCGTTCCTTCGCTATCCGGAATTGCGACAGAAACAGACCTGTCTGGCAGATGTCGATGAGCTCACCCCCGGTGCGCTCATGGTGACCGGCGGAGATCGGGAACTTGAACTCCCCGTCTGGAGTGCGTCGGACTACCTTCCTCAAGGGCGCGCTGCGTCGGTTGGCGATGCTGCCGCAGAGCTGAGAGAGTTGGCAACCCGGACCTGCGCTGCATGGACAGACCGGTTCGGACCTGTGGCTGTCGCCACCTCAGGCGGGGTGGATTCCTCTTTTCTGTGCTCCGCACTCGCCGCCGGAGACAGGGATTTCGGATGTATCACGCTGGCGACCTTGGACAGCAGCGGCGACGAAAGCGATTATGCACGGCTGCTGGCCGAACATCTCGGGGCGGATTTCACACGGCGGGTCTATGATACGGCCTATTACCGTCCCACCGTATGTGCCTCCGCCGGTCTTCCACGGCCCGGTCGCAAAGGGTTTCTGACGGTGGTCGACGCGCTGCTTGCCGAAGGGGCCGCCGACCTCGGAAAATCCATCGTTCTCGATGGCAATGGCGGCGATAATCTCTTCTGTTTTCTCCATTCTGCGGCGCCTATCATCGACCGGCTGCGCAACGAGGGACCAAGGGCGGCACTTTTCGAAACTCTGCCAGACATGTGCCGTGTCACCGGTTGCGATGTGCCGACCATGCTGCGCGCGACTGGCAAGCGCCTGATGGGGCGGCGTTCGAAGAAGGAATTCGCGCCAGACAGCCGATTGCTTGCCGATGGGCCCATCCTGGAGGATTTGCCCGAACCGTTGACGCCGTGGCATCGCCTGGCGACCCGGCGCCACACAGGCAAGCGCGATCATCTTGCGCTGATCATGCGCGCCCAGCATCATATGCACGGGTTGGGTCCCGGGCCAGCGCGCTTCTCCCCGCTGATGAGCCAGCCCCTGCTCGAATTTTGCCTCGGCGTCCCCACCTGGACCTGGGTGACAGGCGGTCAGAACCGTGCGCTGGCCCGCGCCGCCTTCGCGGACCTGCTTCCTCGCAGCGTTCTCAATCGCATGTCCAAGGCGGGACCCGACAGTTTCATTCGAGGCGCCTTCGACCGTCATCGCGCCGTGCTTCGTGACCTGCTTCTCGATGGTCTACTGGCGAAACAGGGTGTGATTGATCGCGCAGCTGTCGAGCAGGCTTTCACGCTCGAAACAGCGCGGCGCGGATCGCTGGTCTACCGCCTGCTGGACCTCGTCGAGGCTGAGAACTGGTCGCGCTCATGGGAATGA
- a CDS encoding Atxe2 family lasso peptide isopeptidase, whose amino-acid sequence MSLALAAALSQSIVPHVDLPPPQEDPCAGFEVAGDLSGSGQRAFTLDDQVRMADIGRANPLGAARAFGVAPDGERIAFLVKRANPEANAYCQRLMIAAMDGSGADVEVDRGGEFIRDDFPLRDFPAIMSGWDRPNPPRWSPDGSRIGYLKRLDGSTQVWLVDPDRTVPPRQATALPDNVDSFAWTNDGSALIVATRPGIRIQSEAIAHEAAEGFLFDERFSPQFADRPIPTGRLETHYSYVSLANGEVRVASLEETRLLSDEAPEGLPDRARAYAENGEGIAAWLEPSEPTRLISPTWLVVAWPDGNRLVCEQMACEGIRELWWTSDGTALLALQATGWANSQTAILRWDLGEAQPRQILLTEDALVGCMVADGELLCGREGVGQPRRLVAIDAVTGAERLIHDPNPQLKDSTFGTVERLRFRNAFGAESYADLVLPPDHQAGQRHPLVVVQYTSVGFLRGGTGDEVPIHPLANRGFAVLSFDRPDFSAAALGATTEEELTRANRADWIDRRRVQSSLETAISLAIDTGAVDAARMGISGFSDGGSTVQWALINSDLFRVASMGSCCEDMYSYPLAAGPRFTDFVRAMGYRHFEPGTEEFWQPMSLILNVNDVDVPILIQTGDSEYEAGLDVFETYSHLGRPIELYVLEEETHIKWQPAHRQAIYRRSVEWFEFWLMQRIDCDPAKAGQYARWLAMDGAPARENLRCSDGRSSFP is encoded by the coding sequence ATGTCGCTGGCCCTCGCTGCAGCGTTGTCTCAATCCATCGTTCCGCATGTGGACCTGCCGCCACCGCAAGAAGATCCGTGTGCAGGTTTCGAAGTGGCAGGGGATCTATCGGGCAGTGGCCAGCGGGCCTTTACGCTCGATGATCAGGTCAGGATGGCCGACATCGGACGCGCCAATCCGCTCGGCGCTGCCCGGGCCTTCGGCGTAGCGCCCGACGGCGAGCGCATCGCTTTCCTCGTAAAGCGCGCAAATCCGGAAGCCAACGCCTATTGCCAGAGGCTCATGATTGCGGCGATGGACGGAAGCGGTGCCGACGTCGAGGTCGACCGTGGCGGCGAATTCATCCGCGATGATTTCCCGCTCCGCGACTTCCCCGCGATTATGAGCGGATGGGACAGGCCCAACCCGCCCCGCTGGTCTCCGGACGGCTCCCGGATCGGCTATCTCAAGAGGCTGGACGGTTCGACCCAGGTATGGCTGGTCGATCCTGACCGAACGGTACCACCGCGACAGGCGACCGCCCTTCCCGATAATGTCGATAGTTTCGCATGGACGAACGACGGAAGTGCACTGATAGTCGCAACGCGCCCCGGGATACGCATCCAGTCAGAGGCTATCGCACACGAAGCGGCCGAAGGATTTTTGTTCGACGAGCGTTTCTCGCCGCAATTCGCCGATCGGCCAATCCCGACCGGACGGCTTGAAACGCACTATAGCTATGTGTCGCTGGCGAATGGCGAAGTGCGGGTCGCGAGTTTGGAAGAAACGCGCCTGCTCTCGGACGAAGCGCCAGAGGGCCTCCCCGATAGAGCCCGCGCCTATGCCGAGAATGGCGAGGGGATTGCGGCGTGGCTCGAGCCGAGCGAGCCCACTCGGCTGATCAGCCCCACCTGGCTTGTCGTCGCTTGGCCTGACGGTAATCGGCTTGTCTGCGAACAAATGGCCTGCGAAGGGATCCGCGAGCTGTGGTGGACGAGCGATGGAACCGCGCTACTCGCCCTTCAAGCTACGGGCTGGGCAAACAGTCAGACCGCCATTCTGCGATGGGATCTTGGTGAGGCGCAGCCGCGCCAGATCCTGCTTACCGAAGATGCGCTGGTCGGATGCATGGTGGCCGACGGCGAATTGCTGTGCGGCCGCGAAGGGGTCGGTCAGCCTCGCCGTCTGGTTGCAATCGATGCCGTCACCGGTGCAGAGCGCCTCATACACGATCCCAATCCGCAGCTTAAGGATAGCACCTTCGGGACCGTTGAGCGCCTCAGGTTCCGCAACGCCTTCGGGGCCGAAAGCTATGCCGATCTTGTCCTGCCACCGGACCACCAGGCCGGGCAACGTCATCCCTTGGTCGTCGTGCAATATACAAGTGTAGGGTTCCTGCGCGGCGGTACCGGGGACGAGGTTCCCATCCATCCGCTGGCCAACCGCGGTTTCGCCGTGCTCAGTTTCGATCGTCCGGACTTTTCTGCCGCAGCGCTTGGCGCGACCACCGAAGAGGAGCTGACCCGCGCCAACCGCGCAGACTGGATCGACCGTCGCAGAGTCCAATCCTCGCTCGAAACCGCAATCTCGCTCGCCATCGATACCGGTGCGGTCGATGCTGCGCGGATGGGCATCAGCGGCTTCAGCGATGGCGGGTCGACCGTCCAGTGGGCGTTGATCAATTCGGACCTCTTCCGGGTCGCCTCGATGGGCTCATGCTGCGAAGACATGTATTCTTACCCACTCGCCGCGGGTCCGCGCTTTACAGATTTCGTACGCGCGATGGGATATCGTCATTTCGAGCCTGGCACCGAAGAGTTCTGGCAACCCATGTCGCTTATTCTCAATGTCAATGATGTCGATGTGCCAATCCTAATCCAGACCGGCGACAGCGAATATGAAGCGGGCCTCGATGTCTTCGAGACCTACTCGCACCTCGGGCGACCGATCGAGCTCTACGTCTTGGAAGAGGAGACCCACATCAAGTGGCAGCCCGCACACCGTCAGGCAATCTACCGGCGATCAGTGGAATGGTTCGAATTCTGGTTGATGCAGCGGATCGACTGCGACCCGGCAAAGGCAGGGCAATATGCACGGTGGCTGGCGATGGATGGCGCGCCGGCCCGGGAGAACCTACGATGCTCGGATGGTCGCAGCTCATTCCCATGA